TCCAGGGCGTCCGCGCCAGGCCAAAGTAGCGGACCCTCTTCCTTCCCCCGCCCAGGGAAGTGACCAGGGAATCATCGGCGTTAAGGACCAGGGTGGCCGTCGGGATGGCTGCCAGGGCGCGGCTGATGGCCGCTGCCAGTTGTTCCAGCTCATGGTAGCGGTCTAATTGATCCCGCAATAAATTCGTAATGATCATCATATCGGCCTTGACCTGTCGGGTAACCAGGCCCAGGGTGCCTTCATCTACTTCCAGGACAGCAATTTCCCCCCGCCGGGCCAGGAGGGCCGTGGTTACGCCGGCGGGCATGTTGGCCCCTTCACTGTTATGAACCACCTTTAACCCGGCGGCCCGTAAAATTGAGGCCAGGAGGTTGGTGGTCGTCGTCTTGCCGTTGGTCCCGGTAACGATAATAACTTTCTCATACCTGGAGGCTAAACGGCCCATTAAATCCGGGTCAATTTTCAGGGCCAGATAGCCCGGCAGGGAGGTACCACCCCGTTGCAAAAGGCGGGATATAAATGCTACCAGGCGACCAGTCCAGATGGCCAGGAAGGTACGCAACAATTTCTAGGAACCTCCTTTAACCCATAGCGGCCTGGCTGCGGCGCAGGCGCCTGCCGAGAAGGCTTAAGAACATAGCCAGTTCCTCCATGCGTAACAACCAGGCCAGGCCGGCGTAACTCAAAACTCCCAGGGTAATCAGCAGGGCCAGTTCCAGTCCCTCCCGTACCAGACGGGGCCAGGTTACCGGGAGCAGAATATGAGCGGCCGCCAGGGTCAGGAGAAGGCCCATGACCAGAGCTGCCAGGAGACTTTTTAAAGCAGTTTGCAGCAACCGGCGACCTTCCAGGGAATTTTGCACCTTGCGCCGCAGGTAATAGAGCAGCAGGGCGACGTTGACGCAGCCGGCCAGGGAGTAGGCCAGGGCCAGGCCGCGGATGCCGAAGGCCGGTCCCAGGGTAAAATTCAAGGCGGTACCCGCTGCCAGGGTAACCAGGCCGATCTTTAAGGGAGTTACCGTATCCTGGGTGGCATAGAAGGCCCGGCTCAAAATCTCATAGGCACCATAGGCTGTTATCCCCAGGGAGTAAAAGACCAGAGCTTCGGTAGTGGCCAGGGTGTCGGCACTGGTAAAGCGGCCATGCTGGAATAGGACCCTCACCACCGGTTGCCCCAGGGCAATTAGACCCACCGTGGCCGGGATGGAGATGAAAACCACGGCCCTTAAAGAGCCCGACAGGTAACGGGTAAAGGAACGAAAATCCCCCTCCATGGCAATACGGGTCAGGGCCGGTAGAAGGGCAATCCCCATGGATGAAGCAAAGAGGATGGGCACCAGCACCACCCGGCTGGAGATAGTCAGGGCATTAATGGAACCCCGGGGCAGGTAGGAGGCAATGAAAGTCTGGTTAAAGAAAAGGTTTAACTGGGCAATGGAAAGGCCAATGGTTACCGGTAGCATTAGTTTAAAAATCCTGCGAATGCCTGGATGCTTAAGGTCCAGGACCAGCCGGTAGCGGGGCTTAAGGTGCCATACTCCCCAGACCTGCACCAGGAAATTCAGGGCCGCGCCAATCAAGGTGGAAATGGCAAAAGCGGCGATGCTGTATTTCTCAGCCAGGGCGAGGCCGAAAACTATAATGGCGGCGTTGTATACCAGGGGGCCGATGGCCGTGCCTATAAAGGATTGGTAGGCGTACTCTGTCCCCATTAAGACCCCATTCAGGCAGTGAAAGAGGATGGCTACCAGGACAATCCGGGTCAGGTAGGCGGTATACGCCACTTGATCGGCATCAAAGCCCGGGGCTATCAAGTGTATCAGCCAGGGAGTCCAGATCATTCCCAGGGTTACGGCAACCCCTACCAGGGTCAGGACCAGATTAAAGGCAATGCTTACAGTCTGCCAGACGGCATCTTCATTCTCTTCCGCCAGGTAACTGGCCAGAACCGGGATAAAGGCCGAGCTAACCCCGCCTCCCACCAGGATTAAATAGATGGTGTCCGGGATAACAAAGGAGGTATTGAGCATGTCGGTTAACTGGTTCTGGCCAAACAGAGCGGAAATAGCTGTATTGCGTAAAAAACCCAGAATCCGTGACACGCCGGCAGCCAGGCTCATGATAGCTACCGAGCGGGCCAGCCCCATTGTCCCTTGTTTTACCACTTTTGCGCTTCCTTTTTATTTGGCATTGTTGACACACTACCTGTATTTTAATCCTTTAGGTTATAAAAAGGAAGCCTTAGGGTGACAGAATGTATAACGGAAAGGGGAGGCACGTTGACAGAGCGTACTCCCTGGAGGAAAAGGGATTTTCGGCCAGACTGGTTAAATAATTTAACCGGGAGGGGGAGATAATAACTTTCGAGCCAAACTATCTTTTTCAGGAGGAGATTTTTATGGCAGCCCATTACGGCGCCCATGAAGTAATGGAAATCCATGAAGTTTTGAGCGACACTATCGATGGGATCAATCAATTCCAGTTATACCGCCCCCATGTCAAAGATCCCCAGCTTCATTCTATCCTGGACAAGCAGCTGCAATTTATGACCCAGGAGTATAATAACATGGTTCAAGCCATCAACCAGCGCGGTATCACCCAGGCGATACCTTACCGCATACCCCGAACGGCTGCCCCGGTTTACGGCTTAAATAACCCGGAAACCCAAAAGCCGAATACCTCCATTCAAGATATGGATGACCGGGATGTAGCCAGCGGCATGCTGGGATGCCATAAGGCTTCAGCAGCCTTTAGAATGATGGCTTCCTTGGAATGTGCCGACTTGGAGCTGCGGCGCATGATCCAGCAGGGGGCCATTAACTGCGCCGAGCAGGCTTATGAAGTATGGCAGTACATGAATCAAAAAGGCTATTACCAGGTACCGACCATGAAGGATGTAACGACAAGTACCATGATTAATGCTTACAGCCCAGCCAGTACAGGACAGATAAGGCAGTATCAGTAATAAACCGCGCTATTCTGGGCGCAACCGCTGTCCCCTTAGACATGCAAAAACGCCCCGCCTGCTATTAGTAGGCAGGGCTTTTTTATTCCAGTAGATTTCTAAGTCAATGTTAACTTCTCCATGGAGCTTATAAACCCTTGCAAGCTTTTCCCGCCCGGTGTAAACTATAACCAGTTCATCTAATCCAGTCAGATCATAATTAGAGGCGGGGCATCTTCCGCCCCAGCCAGATGTTTTGCAGGCCTCTGAGGCCTTTATCGTCGCGGAAAGTCTTTATTATCTTAAGAACTTCTTAACATTTTCTTGATAACATCCTGAGACTCTTGGGGTATGCTATTCCTAAACCAAGAAACAACAGGCCTGGTTGTTTCGAGAAAAAAGAAAGGGATGATGTAAGGTGACGAAGGGCAAAAAGATACTGGCTGCTGTGGCGGCCCCCCTGGTGCTGGGAGGATTCCTGGTGGCAACCCAGCCCGGGTCTTCCCTGGCAGCCGACGGTACCCCGGTGCAGTCCACCCAGACTACTTATGGTCCAGGTTTAGGCTTGGGGTTGGGGCGAGCCCAGGGAGGGATGCTCGGTATACTCAGCAAAATCCTGGGCCTGGACCTGGCAGACTTAAGGGCCGAGCGCCAGGCGGGTAAATCCATAGCCGGGATTGCCGCTGAACACGGGATTAGTAAAGACCAGCTGGTAGACACGATAACTGCTGAACGGCAAAAGCTCCTGGATGAAAAGGTGGCCGCCGGCCAGATAACCCCGGAGCAGGCCAGTTACTGCCTGGAAAACATGAAGGAGAGGATTGGGCAGAACCTTGAACGGACGACAGTTGGTCCCAATGGCCAGGGCCGGGGCGGCTGGAAGGCCGGTGCCCCGGGCAATACCGGAGCACGCCAGGGGATGCAGGCCGGGCCAAGGGGGCGGGCCGGCCAGGGTGCAGGCTTTGGCCGCGGCCCGGCTAGCAGTCAACAGTAACCTGTACGGGTAGTTTTAACCGTCCAGTTAAAGGTTTTCAGGAAGGTTCCCGTAGTTGTATCTACCCAGGGGGATTACCCCCTGGGTATTCTTAAATCAGGAGTAATAAAGGAAAAACACTGCTGGTAGCGAAACAGTTAATAACATAGCCTCCCCGGGGAGGAAAAGGATGGATAAAAAGAAGATCTTAATCATCGAAGATGAAGAAAAAATAGCCACTGTTATCCAGCAATATTTACTCAAAGAACAGTTTGCAGTTTTAATAGCTGCTGATGGAGTCATGGGGCTAAAAAAAGCGCGCCAGGAAAAGCCCGACCTGATTATTTTAGATTTAATGCTGCCGGGCTTGAGCGGTCTCGATGTCTGCCGGGAAATCAGGAAGGAAAGCCAGGTCCCTATCATCATGCTCACGGCTAAAGCTGAGGAAATAGACAAACTTTTAGGACTGGAGCTGGGAGCCGACGATTACATCACCAAGCCCTTCAGTTTAGCCGAGCTGGCGGCGCGTATCCGGGCCGTCTTGCGCCGTACCGGTGGCCAGGAACAGCCCAAAAATACGGTGCAGACCAGGGGCGATTTGACCATAGATTTTAGTGGCCTCCAGGTATACAAAAAGGGACAGCCCCTGAACCTTACTCCGACGGAATTCAATCTTTTATCTGTTTTGTTCCGGCATCCGGGCCGGGTGTACAGCCGGTTGCAGCTCCTGGATGCGGCCCTGGGCGAAGCATACCAGGGATATGAAAGGTCCATTGACACCCATATCAGCAACCTGCGCCGTAAAATCGAAGACGACCCGGCCAATCCTCGCTACATTCTCACCGTTTACGGTGTGGGATATAAATTTGGCGAAGGATAAATTCCGGGCAGAAAAGGGTGAGCGGGTTGAAACTCAGGACCAGGTTATCCCTGGCCTTTATCATGGTAGTTCTCCTGGCGGTAGCGACCCTGGCGGTTGCCGTAGGCTGGGCCACCAGGACTTTCTTTCATGGGTACCTGGATGAGGTAGCCGGGAAACGCCAGCAGGTGTGGGCCGATTTTTTTACTGCTTATTACCGCGACAGAGGGGACTGGACCGGGGTCCAGGAGCTTTTTAATACACCATGGCATGGCGGCCGGGGCCAGGGCATGGTCCGGGGGCAGGGTATGGGGCGGGGCCAGGGGTTGGGCTGGGGTCGGACCGGTTTAGAAAGGGTGATCCTGGCCGATAGCAGTAGCCTTGTTGTTGCTGATACTTATGGGCTCAGGTTAGGTGAAAGACTGTCCGAACAGGAATTGGCGCAGGGTACAGCGATTATCGTTGATGGCCAGAGGGTGGGTACCTTGTGGTTGACTACTACAACCCCACCGGGTGTCCTGTCCCAGGAAGACCTTTTTACCCGCTCCGTTACTGTGGCGATCATCCTGGCAGGTATAGCGGTATTAATCCTGGCCGGCCTGGCAGGCTTTTTCCTGGCCCGGCGGATAGCCGGGCCCTTGAGCAAACTTACAAAGGCAGTACATAGGCTGGCTGCCGGCGGCTGGGAACAGCGCCTAGTCCTAACCGGCGATGAAGAGATTGTCCAGCTGGTGACAGCCTTTAACGACATGGCTGCCCGGCTGGAAAAATATGAGGCCATGCGCCGCAACCTGGTTGCTGATGTGGCCCATGAACTGCGCACACCCCTGACCGTCCTGCGGGGTCAACTGGAATCCCTCCAGGCAGGAGCCCTGGAGGCAAAGCCGGAAGTAATAATGTCCTTGCATGATGAGATCCTGCGCCTCTCCCGGCTGGTTCATGATTTGCAGGAACTGAGCCTGGCCGAAGCGAAAAAACTCCCCCTGCACCAGGAAACTTTCAACCTGGTCGAGGCAGTGCAGAAGGTGTTGAATTTCTTCCAGGTTGAAGCTGAAGGTAAAAATATTGCTCTAACCCTCAATACTGAGGGACAGGAAATACAGGTAAAAGGGGACAGGGACCGCCTTACCCAGGTCTTAATTAACCTCCTGGGCAATGCCCTGCGTTATACGCCCCCGCAGGGCCAGGTGGGGGTAACCATCAAGGAGAAGTCCGGCGAAGTTAGCGTTTCAGTGGCTGATACCGGCCCGGGGATCGCAGCTGCCGATCTCCCCTATGTCTTTGAAAGGTTTTACCGGCCCGATAAGTCCCGGAGCAGGGCCCAGGGGGGAGCGGGGCTGGGCCTGGCCATTGCCAAAGGTTTCGTTGAAGCCCATGGGGGGAGAATCTGGGTCGAAAGCCAGCCTGGCCAGGGTACCAGGTTTACCTTTACCATTCCGGTTACCCGCCATAATAGTTCTTCATAATTTTTCCATATATCCTATATTCCGCACCTCTAGTTATAATTTCCAGGATTTTGGGGGGCGTCCAAAATTAGGGTGTTAGCCTGATGATTTCCAGAAGGTTTTACGAAGAATTTCGGCGAAATAATGCGAACCAAGGTATTTTGGTCGTTTAAGTCTAAATTATTGGAGGCCAGTACAATGCAGCAGAGCTACAAGTTAAAAGCTAGTCCCTTGAGTGAAAAATACTTACTAGAGCTTAAGTTTCCGGGAAACGGCGACAATATTGCTGATGCAGATCGTTTACGCCAAGCACTGGAAACCCAAATTGGCTGTCCCGTGATTATTCCTCTTGAGTTACTAAGGGAAATTCCGGCAAAGTTACGCCAGAATGATTGGAAGGTAACAGTAACTGTAGGCTACTACTGGCCTCCGGGGTGGGGGTTAGAACGACTGGCCGCCGAGTTAGTGGAACTAGGGCCGGGTTCTGACCGGTTAGGTCCCTTTGGCCTGGCGGTGGACTTGGGCAGTACCACTGTGGGAGGATATTTGTGGGATCTAGGTTCAGGTAAACTTCTCGCTGCTGATGGTGTGGCTAATGCACAGACGAGGCTTGGAGAAGATATCCTGACTCGTATTCATTACGCAGCTACTCCTCAGGGACTAGCAGAACTGCAGCAGTTAGCAAGCATGAGTATAAACAGGATAATTGATTTGGTGACCAAGCAGGCTAACATAGTACCGCAGGATATTACCGCAGGGGTAATCAGTGGTAATACAACTATGGTGCATCTATTACTGGGTCTACCAACAGCAAATATCTGCCGGAATCCTTATGTACCTGTAGTTAACGCTCCGGGGTTTTTCCCGGCAGCAATGATAGGTCTGGATCTCCACCCGCGAGCTCTCGTTTACCTTTTACCCAGCGTAGGTAGTTATGTGGGAGGAGACATCCTGGCGGGTATTTTAGCGAGTGGTATGCACCGGCAAAAAGAGGTCAGCCTTTTGGCGGACATTGGTACCAACGGAGAAATGGTCTTAGGCAATCGAGAATGGTTGGTGGTAGCTGCTGGAGCAGCCGGCCCGGCCTTGGAAGGTGGGGTAGTAGCTTGTGGCATGCGGGCTGAACCTGGTGCAGTTTGTCAGGTTCGTATAGATCCGGATACAGGTAAGGTGACTTACCGCACTATTGGAGATGTACCCGCGCGCGGTATTTGTGGTTCAGGCATTGTGGATGCAATAGCTCAAGCGCTGCTAGCAGGGATCATTAATCAGCGAGGAGAATTACGTGAACCGCTTACTTCTCTAGTGGTTGTGCCGGCAGAGGAAAGCGCTACTGGCCAGCCCATCGAGCTCACTGCCGTAGACATCCAGCGGCTGTTGCGCACCAAAGCTGCAGCCAATGCCATCATGGCTACGCTGCTAGAGAGTGTTGGCTGTACTTTTGCCGATCTTAAGTACTTTTATGCTGCTGGTGCATTTGGCGAGCATCTAGATATTGAATCAGCTATTACCCTTGGGCTATATCCCGACCTGCCGCGGGAAAATATCGTACGCTTAGGAAACAGTTCTGGTACAGGCGCCAGCCTGGTCCTTACTGACATTAATAAGGCACAGGAGTTAGAAGAAATAGCCCGGCGCGTTACGTATCTGGAGATGAACAATAGCCCGCAATTTATGGCCCATTTTACCGCAGGCCTGTTTTTCCCCCACACCGACCTTGACCTTTTCCCTACTGTTAAAGCTCGCCTAAAACACTAATAGGACGTGTCCTGAACCAGTTTTCGCCACAGCAAAACTTTATATCGTGTATAAGATAAACTGATTGGACGTACAATCTTTTCTATGTTACATTCTTTTTGTAGGTTACACCCTTAATGAAGTAAAGTAAGGAGAAGAGCAATTATGATTAAAAAGTACGCCAACAAGGGTTTTATACAACAGCTGGATGGTTCTTACGCTGTCTTAATTCATCCTCTCAACGGATATCTGGAACCCGAACAGCTAGAGGCCATACGTAAGCTGACCCAACAATACGGAAAGGCGAAGCTCACGGTTACCGAGGCTATCATGATTTACGGGATAAAACCCGAGGACCTTGACCAGGTGGCCGCAGAGTTAGAAAAGGCGCGCCTACCTTTGGCTGATATCGGTCCGGTGGTGCGAAATGTCAAAGTATGTTCCAGCCAGTATTGTAAGCACGTTATCCGCGATGTTACTCCTCTGGCAGCGGAAATCAATCAGCGCCTCGCAGGGATGGCGACGCCGAAAAAATTTAAGATGGCCCTGAATGGCTGCCCCAATTCATGCGTGGAGGCACAACTAAACGACCTGGGTATCATTGCTGTCCAGGACGGGTACTGGCTTTACCTTGGAGGCAAAGGAGGACGTCAACCCCAATTGGGTACTCGGCTGGACATGGTTATCAAGGAAGAGCATCTAGTCGAAACTGTCGAACGGATAGTTAAGGGCTATCTTCAGGTTGCCCAGAACGAGCGACTGGCTGAAGTTATTAACCGGATGGGCCTTCTGCCATTCCTAAAGGTAGCGCTGGCATGGAGTAGTGAAGGAATCAAGACGTGCATAGGCGCGCGGTATTGTAAAAACGGTGTTGGTGATGTCCATACTATGGCGGAGCGCCTAGTGTCCTCCGGCAATTTACAAGGAAATATCACTATCAGTGGCTGTGGCAATGCATGTGCTATGGACAAGGAAGCGGATTGTAATGTTGTTATTTTGAAAGACAGGTTATGGGTATACAAAAATGGCGATATGGATGTTGTTGATACTGACCAGTTACCTGAGTATCTTAAACGGAAGGGTATTTTAAAATAACTCCAATTTGAGTTTAACAGAGAAGGGGTGTTGGGGTGAATAAGTTGAAAGTCCTTTTCCATGTTAACGAATCTGGCAGATGGCAAAGGGTTCTCGTGAACATCATTAATTTTTTAAATGATGTTGGGCAAGGAAATGCTGACATCGAAGTAGTGGCCAACGGTGAGGCGGTTTCTATTTTCGGGAACAGGTGCCTCCTGGCCGGAGGTGAGGGTCAGGGGGCAAGCTGCGGGACAGCTAATGGATCGCTGGTAGAGCAGATGAAGAAGTTATCGGAGATGGGAGTAAACTTTGTAGCGTGTCGGAACGCTCTTAAAGGTCAGTCTATCGACGAGGACAGCCTCCCCAACTTTCTGACAGTTGTACCGGCCGGCATAACAGAAATCGCCACGAAACAGGCTGAAGGGTATGCCTACATCAAGCCTTGATTATGTGCCCTATGTAGGGGAAGTGAGAAACTTCCCCTTTAATGTAATTTGAACATGCGGCAATAAAAAAGGGCCCGATCCAGCACAATAAGGGGGTAGTAAAATCGTATGGAAGGAATTGTAGACTCTCATACCCATGTTTCGTTGCTTCCGTACGAAGGGCTAGAAAACATGGCCCTGGCCGGGGTGAAGAAGATTATCGGCTGCTCCATATTTTTCGGGGCCAAACATGCGGAAACACTCTTTGATCATTTCCACCAGATGTTAACCCTTTCCACGAGCAATGCCGCCCAAAATGGTATCAAGCTTTTCGTTACAGTTGGTATTCACCCCATGGGAACGCCGGAAGACTGGCCCAGGGTAATTGACGCCCTTCCATCCTTTCTTAATATGAGCGATGTTGTCGGTTTGGGCGAAATCGGCCTGCATGAGGGGAATAAGCGGGAACAGGACGTCCTCCGGGAGCAATTGAAGATAGCCAAGGAATACGGGGTTCCGGTGATCATTCATACTCCGCCCCAGCGCAGGGTGGAAATTACCGAAAAAACGATTGAAATTGCCGCCGCCGTTGGGATAGAACCCGGAAAAATGATCATCGATCACGCTAATTTGGACATCATTAACATAATTGAAGAGTTTGGGGCCGTTCCCGGGCTCACCATCCGCCAGGAGGGGCTCACTCCCCATTTATTGCTAAATCACCTGGAACGCTTCCCACGAGGTGTTCTGAACAGCGATTACAGCAATCTCAAACCCAATGATCCCCTGAGCGTCCCCAGGGCCGTGCGGTACCTGGAACTGAACGGAGCTTCCCCGGAAATCATTGCTCGGATCGCGAGGTACAACGCTGAGGAACTTTTTGGTATCTAAACAACCAGGGAGGATAACCCTCTGATTTTGGACATCAGGCACAAAATACGGTTGTATAGTTTTCGGCTCTGATTTCCGAATACCCTGGTTTATTCCTGGTTGCCGCGGCCGTTTCATCTTGACTAAGGCAAGGTGGTGACGACAGCCTCGTTTGAATATGCTGATGTTCCCGCTAGATTGAAGGCCAGTACCCGGTAGGTGTAGGTGGTGTTGGCCTCGACATGGGTATCGGTATAGGCCGTTGCTCCCACCATCAGGGTGGTGACCCGCAAAAACGGCCCGCCTCCCGCCCGGCGCTCCAAAACGAACCCGTCTTCATCCGCAGCGTTGTTTATCCAGGTAAGTTCAACCTGCCCTGGTAAAGCCGCCGTGGCCGTCAAACTTGACGGGGCCTGCGGAGGAGTTACGGGAAAGGCCGGGCGAACATCAACAAGGGCCATCATCCCGCCGGGGTAATCGTCGGTATTGACCAGGTGCAAAAGATCCCGGTCGTATAGATAATGCTCCCCCTCCGGGGGCGTGAAGACCAGGTCGGCGCTTTGCCCGGCACCTAAGGTGATCGCGTTCTTATCGTAAGTAGCGTCAAGCAAGGGACTGCGGCGGGGCCGGCCGTCCTCGGCCACAACGCGCGCCGGCCCTTCCTGGAAGGCCAGGGTGTGGGCGAGGAAGCCGGCATTAATTAAGCGGAGTAGTACCCGCTGGCCGGCAAGGACGGGGACGCGGGAGGAGAGGGGTTGCGTGGATGTATCGGGTGGGGCCACACAGTCCGGAAAGGGGCGCCCGTTTACCAGCCAGTACTGCGGGGCGTAGTTCAACGGGTTGTATATAGCGCCGGTGGCGATAACTTCGTGCGCCGCGCGGTCGAATTCGCTGAGCAGAATAACAGCCTCAACGTCGTAACCGCTCCCGGTATCTGCCCCGTAGGCGGTATAATAGTTCGGGCTGCCAGGGTCGTCCCAGCCGGCCGGCCTTACGATGAGCGCGCCGTACAGGCCCATCTGGACCTGGCGCTCGGGACTGGTGCCGCTTTCATAGCGAAAGGTACCCGGGCGGTAGGCGGGAAAACTATAGACCACACTCCTTCCTGGCGCGGCGAAGCGAGTGAGCGAAACCAGCCGGCCGCCGGCGTCGAGGACCGGTTCCGGGGCAATCTCCTGCCCCGGAAAAGTAAGAGAGACAGGTTCATTTAACATGTTATGAAGCGTTATTTCTACCATATCGCCGACCGTGGCTTCAAGCACAGGTCCCGGCACTTGAGGCGCGGCGGTCGGACTGGTAGCTAGACCCCAGATAACGGCGGGGAAACCACCGGGTAGCGAAACGATGCCCGGACGTGCCCAGAGTTCTATGCTTACCAGCATACCTTCATCTCCTTTCGCGAGTACTATTTGCACGGCTGTTTCTTTGCAGCCTGCCGACCTCTGGCCCGAGAGTACCGACTGGAAAGATGCCGATCATCGTCATCATCCCCCCGGGGAATTCGCCCCAGTTGGTGATCTGCGGTTCGGAGTGGGAATGGAGCATAAAGTAGTACTCGCCGGTCACGTTTAGAGAAGTTACTCCTATGGGTATGTCACCCTTTTGCCCTAAGTACGGGCTGCCACTCCACATGGTCCACCCGACATCACCAATCGCCTGGTTCCGGAGGTTGGGGATCGGGGTGGGAATCAGGTTGGTCACCGGGTCATATCCCAGGCCGTCCCACTGGAAGATCTGGTCGTAGGTCTGGCCGGGACCCACTAACACCGTGAAGTGTTTGTGCGATAGGTCCTGGGTGCCGTTTCTTAGCAGCCGCCCGTCCAGCGCGACCACCCGGGTATGATTCCCGTGGGGGTGTAGCGGGTGGGCATCGCAGCCGGCGCCTATATAGCGTATAAGGACCCGCTCGCCCGGTTCCGCCATAATCATTGAGCCGTATGGCTGCTGGGGAAGATAGGTCGCTCTATCGGGCAACATCGTATCGGGGGCACAGCGCCCGTTAATCGTCCAGTAGCGAGGTCTGTAAGTGCTGGGCCGGTAAGGTTTGCCCAAGCGGACGGCTTCGTGTAGCACCGGGTCTATCTCCGCGACCACCAGCAGGTATTCGCGGTCGAATTCGGTGTCGGTTTCCGGGCCGTATGCGGACCAGGTGGCCGGGTCGAGGGGGTCGAAGCCGGCCGGGCGAACGATAATGGCCCCGTAGAGCCCCATCGGCACCTGTTTGTTAATCTCCGTACCGCTGTGGTAGACATAGGTGCCCGGCTGGCTGGCCACGAACTGGTAAATGACCGTCCCCCGCGGGGGCACGTAATCAGTAAGGGAAACGAGGCGCCCGTTTTCGTATATGGGCCCGACCGGTACCGCGCCACTGTTGGTTAGCCTGAACACTCCGTTCTGGCCGGGGAACATTATGGAAACGTTCTCGCGCAGTTCGTTGGTCAGTTTAATGGTGACTGTATCGCCCTGGTTAACAATAATGGTCGGACCGGGTAACTGGGCAGGCCTGCCCATCTCATCCCGGTAGCCCCAGATGTAGATACTCGCTCCGTCGGGGGTGATGATATATCCGTCAACAGCGCGCAGGTGGAAGGTCGGCGATCCGTTGGCTGTAGCTTGTGTTGGCATGAATCCTCCCTCCTGGAAGTTGGTTGGGGGAGCCCCGGCCGGCCCCTCGCTTAAAAGCCGGGCCCCGGCTGGGGCGGCAGAGTTCCGGCAGGGTATACAGTAATGTGCGTCATCATCCCGCCGGGGGTAGCTCCCGCATTGGTGTTTTTGTGGTAGCCCCTGTTGAAGAGCGGGTAAAGCGCCGGTTGTTGAGGTTCGATAATGACGTCGACCGTCTGCCCGGCGCCGAAATAGAGAACGTCCCGCCAGTGGGAAAGGTCCTCCCCGTGCAGCCCGCGTAACAGTCGGGCATCCCGGGCAACAATCCGCAGCGGCAGCCCGAGAATGGTGATGGCATGCTCTTCAAAACCGAGGTTTATGAAGCGCAGGAGCACCTTTTCCCCGGCGTTGGCCTGAATCAGGGAATGATAGGGCTGTTGGCTGAGGTCGCCATCCGGCGCCGTATGCAGCGTGTCGGGGTAGGCGCGGCCGTTGATTAACCAGTAGGCCGGGCGGTATTCGCTCCAGT
This Moorella sp. E308F DNA region includes the following protein-coding sequences:
- a CDS encoding DsrE family protein, whose protein sequence is MNKLKVLFHVNESGRWQRVLVNIINFLNDVGQGNADIEVVANGEAVSIFGNRCLLAGGEGQGASCGTANGSLVEQMKKLSEMGVNFVACRNALKGQSIDEDSLPNFLTVVPAGITEIATKQAEGYAYIKP
- a CDS encoding TatD family hydrolase, with the protein product MEGIVDSHTHVSLLPYEGLENMALAGVKKIIGCSIFFGAKHAETLFDHFHQMLTLSTSNAAQNGIKLFVTVGIHPMGTPEDWPRVIDALPSFLNMSDVVGLGEIGLHEGNKREQDVLREQLKIAKEYGVPVIIHTPPQRRVEITEKTIEIAAAVGIEPGKMIIDHANLDIINIIEEFGAVPGLTIRQEGLTPHLLLNHLERFPRGVLNSDYSNLKPNDPLSVPRAVRYLELNGASPEIIARIARYNAEELFGI
- a CDS encoding multicopper oxidase domain-containing protein, which encodes MLVSIELWARPGIVSLPGGFPAVIWGLATSPTAAPQVPGPVLEATVGDMVEITLHNMLNEPVSLTFPGQEIAPEPVLDAGGRLVSLTRFAAPGRSVVYSFPAYRPGTFRYESGTSPERQVQMGLYGALIVRPAGWDDPGSPNYYTAYGADTGSGYDVEAVILLSEFDRAAHEVIATGAIYNPLNYAPQYWLVNGRPFPDCVAPPDTSTQPLSSRVPVLAGQRVLLRLINAGFLAHTLAFQEGPARVVAEDGRPRRSPLLDATYDKNAITLGAGQSADLVFTPPEGEHYLYDRDLLHLVNTDDYPGGMMALVDVRPAFPVTPPQAPSSLTATAALPGQVELTWINNAADEDGFVLERRAGGGPFLRVTTLMVGATAYTDTHVEANTTYTYRVLAFNLAGTSAYSNEAVVTTLP
- a CDS encoding multicopper oxidase domain-containing protein, whose protein sequence is MPTQATANGSPTFHLRAVDGYIITPDGASIYIWGYRDEMGRPAQLPGPTIIVNQGDTVTIKLTNELRENVSIMFPGQNGVFRLTNSGAVPVGPIYENGRLVSLTDYVPPRGTVIYQFVASQPGTYVYHSGTEINKQVPMGLYGAIIVRPAGFDPLDPATWSAYGPETDTEFDREYLLVVAEIDPVLHEAVRLGKPYRPSTYRPRYWTINGRCAPDTMLPDRATYLPQQPYGSMIMAEPGERVLIRYIGAGCDAHPLHPHGNHTRVVALDGRLLRNGTQDLSHKHFTVLVGPGQTYDQIFQWDGLGYDPVTNLIPTPIPNLRNQAIGDVGWTMWSGSPYLGQKGDIPIGVTSLNVTGEYYFMLHSHSEPQITNWGEFPGGMMTMIGIFPVGTLGPEVGRLQRNSRANSTRERR